The Paenibacillus sp. FSL H7-0357 nucleotide sequence TGCGGTGTAAAATATCTTGATGCCGTAAAAAGTATCGTAGATGGGTGGAGGGTATATGCCGATCTGCCCGGCCACGAAGTAGTAATATGGTCCGCGAGCCTGTTCGTCGAACTGCCTAAGTGGAATCCGGCGCCAGTCACGTTCATCATCATCAAATGATTGATTTGTGTATATGGCGTTACGGATAGCGACCTCCGTAACATTACCAGGAGGGCATATAAGGTCCGTCAGTCCATTACCTGCTGTTAGGTCGAATGCTTGGTTAAGTACGTCAGATTGAGCCTGTGCGGGGCTGAGATTGCGTAACAACCGATCACGTACCTGAGTTATCTTCCTAAGGATTGATGTGATCGGCATAGTGTTCTCTGGGATTTTTTCAACAATTTCTTCCACGATTTCCTGTAATAACATGTCAACACCCCTTAGGCCGGAACACGAGGTTTGCGGCCAGTTCGCTTGCCCGTTTGCCCATCCCGGATTATGTTTTTCTTAACAGTCTCCACCTTCTTAGGAGTCTCTTCTTTTTCCAACAATTTCTCCAATAGTTCATTCGTTCTATGCTGCGCTCTGACCAATGCGTTCAAGGCATCTAGTTCCATGCGGTAATTTTCCATAGTTATAAAAGAAAAGAGGGAGCTAAAAGCCCCCTCAGTCCTTGTCCTCCATTCCGCCGTGATTCCTAATCCAGTTAACCATGATGTTCCAAAGTTCAGCGCCCTTTTTCTCAGATGCGCTCATTTCTTTTGTGACCCTTTGTAAGGTGATGTAAGGCACTTTGTCTATATTTGCATTCGTTGATTCAAATCCTACACGTTGCGGCTCCATATCATCACTTCCTAATCACATGAATTGTCCACGTGCCAGAAGCAAGGTCAATAGTTCCCGCCGTGGGATTGAAAAAGGAAATCTTAACCGCATTCGCTGCGGATACATATCCAAACGCCATGACGCCTTGCATGTCAGCAGGGGGGAAGAGTTCAACTCTATCCCCTAATGCTGCTCCAGTGGCTGTAATGGCTGCTGTAACTGCACCCGTGACAGTGGCTAAGCTTGCCGGGTCAACGGTAGCGGTGACTACAAAAAGATTCGTCAAGAATTGCTGTGATGCAGATCCCGCCTTTTTAATTCCGATAGAAGATACGTTCATGATAACCCTCCTTATACTGGGAAGTTCCCGTATCCCCATGCCCAGTCTACTGTACCAAACGAGCAGCGTTTAACGACTTTGTATTTAGCGATTTCAGTATCAAAATCGGTAATTGAACCGGTCTCAGCCAGTCTGCGGTTGAACCATTTCATGGCGTTTTTCATCCGTGTTGAGTCAGCCAGTACCCAAGCTTTAGGGTTCGTGAAGAACGGATTTACAATGACTTTAATACTGCCATCTGCATAAACGTTTGCGTTGTGGTCTGCATTTCCTGGTTCATACTTCACGGCTCCGTCAGGCAATCCAGCAATTTGCAGCGCTGTCCGGCGAAGTCCAGGAGCTACATACAAGGTGTCGCCCATTGCTGCCATCAGGTTACCTTTATCATCTTTCCATCCCTGCATAGCAACAAATGCGGCGTCAAAGTTATCAATGTTCAACTCAAGAACACCCTTGTTTGACTGTGTATCAACAGAGTTTGTAGGGCTGTACGGATGGTCCGTTGCAAACAAAGCCTTTCCATCAGGCAGTGCAGCGTTATACAGGCGGCCGCGGTAGTCTACAGCTGTCGTAGTCCGGTCCCCATTGTTAAACCATTGTGCACCTTGCATTTGCTGCGTCTTGTATACGGCATCAGCCAGAGAGCGAATCCGGTCACGGATGGCGGTAAGCTTCAAGTCATCCACGAAGTCGCGGTCAATCTCGCGGCCCAAGGAATACTTGGAGTGAGTAAAGTATTTCTGCCAGAGTTGATCCACATCTTCATATTTGACTTGGTTGTTAGAGAACTTCCAGTCCTCCATCAGCCCTTCGCCGCCGATCATTTCAACGCTTTCAGTGGCTTTGTCAGACTTTTGGACATCAAACATAGACGGTACATAGTCCTTTTTATTACTCATTTCTCTTGTATATAGTTCACGGAACACCGGTTCAAGTACGTTTTTATCCCATTGCAATGCTGTAACTGCCATTTAAATGCTCCCCTTTCTTAGGAAAATACCCGTTTTTTGACTTTGAGTGTAACCAGAGACTTTGCAGTATTGATATTGAGGATGGAGAACGGTCCGGCAGTTACGTCTGAAGCCAGTACAGATAGTCCGTCTGTTGAAACGTCTGCCACTTCAACCCCTGGTACGAATGCAGCGTCAGGTGTGCCAGTGTATGGAGCCTCGAACCAGTCGCCTTCACGTGCAATAACCACCTCAAGGAACTGATCTGTGCCAGCTGCAAGGGTTTGATTTGCGAAACCAGCCACATTTGCACCGTTTGTTGCTTTGGTCCAGCGACCACTTGCGAGTTTTACAGCCTCACCGAGTACGAAAGCTTCAGAGTTTGTTGCTAGAATAGAACTGATCCGGTGCGTAGGTGCGCCGTAATCGTTAAATGCGAATTTGAACGCCATGTTGATTACCTCACTTTTTCACGTATTTTTTTGCCTCTTTTTGATCAATGCCAAATAGGCTGAATGCATCAGCCAGTTCTTTCGGTACTTCAACTTCGTCTCTTGCTTCGCCGCCAGTCGTTACCACAGCAGCCCTTTTATTGAGCCGTTGCTGTTTCAGCACATTTTGCTCGGCCATCTTGCGTTCTTCCGCGCTGATCTTATCCCGGTTCGCCAATTCATAAGCATCTATCGGGTCGTATCCGCGGTTGATCTTTTCCTGAATGGCAGGAGTAAACCATTCTGCTGCTTGTCCTTCCTCTGACATCGCGCTTGCCAGATCAGGATACTTAGCAAACAGATCTTGCCAGCCCTTAAGCATTGACTCTTCTGACTGTTGTTTTTTCTGTGCCTCTTGTGAAGCCTTATCACGGTCCAAAACAGCTTTGGCTTCAGTGAAGAGTGGATGATTGTCAATTAACTCTTCAATCTGCTTGGGGTCGTATCCATCAGCAGCGTAGCCATCAATTAACTCCTGTTTCAGTGTGGCGAATTTGCTTTCTTTATCTTGAATGGCTTGCTGTTCCAAACGGTCAAGGTCTGCGACATACTCCGCATTATCCTTATATCCGTTTAATTTTGCTGCTCTATCCAGTGCGGCTTCGTATTCTTTGGCCCGACCTTCTACCTTTTCGTAGTTCAGTCCCTTACGCGCATATTCAGCCACCTTTCCATCTTCAATAAACACGTCCTCTTTATTGAATTTGACGGTAATTCCCTTACGTTCCGGTTCCTGATCTGTGGGAGGATCTTCTTCGGGCGCGGGTTCTGGATCTGCTTCAGGTGCTGTAGGTTCAATGCCAAACAACGCTAATGCTTCACTGACTTCAGTGTCGGCCTGTGGGAGGGCGGACGGTTCGACTCCTTCGCTTTGGGGGGCGTTGTTGTCAAGGTTTTCCATGGGTAACACTCCTTTATCGAATGGCTCCTATGGGTGGGAGCGAGGTAAAAAGCAATAGAAAAGGCCGGGGGATTCTCACCCACGGCCCACTATGCTGATTGTTTTGTTAATGCTGCGGCTGCTTTCGCGGCCTCTATATCAATCTTTTGTTGTTGAATGCTTTGCTCGAACTGTTTATCCTGCTGTTGTGTCTGTGCTTGCTGATCATTGACCTGTTGAAGTTGCTGCTGTAACCCTTGATTCTCTTGCTGTAACTGCTGCGCCTGCATCATGGCCTCTTGTTGCTGTTGTTGCACCTGTGCAGCCTCTTGGATGCGCTGCTGTATGACGTTCATAGGCTCCATACGCCCATATTGGACGGTGTACCGGACCGCCTCAGCGTCGATCATAGGTAATTGTGTGATCGGATCAAGCATCTTCAGCATGTTGAAGGCCATCTGCACCCAGTATTCACGGTCAACCGGCTTATCTGCTGCGATATTTACCTTGATATCAAACATCGGCACATACTCTTCTTGAAGGTCTAGCTTTTCTACTTCCCCGTTATCTAGTTGATTCTGAAGCTGTGTGTCTACGCTGTTAACCAACCTGTCCCGGCTCATGCCCACCTTACGGC carries:
- a CDS encoding phage adaptor protein, with the protein product MLLQEIVEEIVEKIPENTMPITSILRKITQVRDRLLRNLSPAQAQSDVLNQAFDLTAGNGLTDLICPPGNVTEVAIRNAIYTNQSFDDDERDWRRIPLRQFDEQARGPYYYFVAGQIGIYPPPIYDTFYGIKIFYTAIIGELTLDDLNHGSGFDPDFDMLLVYGVLKDIMPDNGNFYNRYQELFKEYTSATSGYERYVVKERW
- a CDS encoding phage head protein, whose product is MAVTALQWDKNVLEPVFRELYTREMSNKKDYVPSMFDVQKSDKATESVEMIGGEGLMEDWKFSNNQVKYEDVDQLWQKYFTHSKYSLGREIDRDFVDDLKLTAIRDRIRSLADAVYKTQQMQGAQWFNNGDRTTTAVDYRGRLYNAALPDGKALFATDHPYSPTNSVDTQSNKGVLELNIDNFDAAFVAMQGWKDDKGNLMAAMGDTLYVAPGLRRTALQIAGLPDGAVKYEPGNADHNANVYADGSIKVIVNPFFTNPKAWVLADSTRMKNAMKWFNRRLAETGSITDFDTEIAKYKVVKRCSFGTVDWAWGYGNFPV